A genomic window from Longimicrobiaceae bacterium includes:
- a CDS encoding alcohol dehydrogenase catalytic domain-containing protein: MRAVTFAAPIPRYLATAAAGKMNERLYVGPHACTRLGTTAAPSLPSDRWVRIRTHMGGICGSDLAIVTLKASPSTSPFSSFPFVPGHENVGTVVETGRGVRGFSVGERVVANPLLCCEPREIDPPCPDCADGHHSRCAHFTDGKVAPGMLIGTTKGLGGSWGEEFVAHETQLVRVPEKVTYEEAVLIEPLACSIHAVRANLPVDGAKVLVIGSGAIGLMTTAALHALAPRVELTVMARHQFQADQAERLGAKRTVSGRGDYFDELASISGARLMKPVIGKRIAVGGFDVTYVCVGGTRGVEDALRFTRQGGTIVLLGNSTTLPGIDWSPIWLKELTLRGSLCYGGHTHASPTSGAFTEAAAMVADGRAPVGPLLTHTFALSDVREALLTAMDKKGSGSIKVAFRF; the protein is encoded by the coding sequence GTGAGGGCGGTCACCTTCGCGGCGCCCATCCCGCGCTACCTGGCGACGGCGGCGGCGGGGAAGATGAACGAGCGCCTGTACGTAGGCCCTCACGCCTGCACGCGGCTCGGCACGACGGCGGCGCCCTCGCTGCCGAGCGACCGCTGGGTCCGCATCCGCACGCACATGGGCGGCATCTGCGGAAGCGACCTCGCGATCGTGACGCTCAAGGCGAGCCCATCCACCTCGCCCTTCTCGTCGTTCCCGTTCGTTCCGGGGCACGAGAACGTCGGCACCGTCGTCGAGACCGGCCGCGGCGTGCGTGGCTTCTCCGTGGGCGAGCGCGTGGTCGCCAACCCGCTGCTGTGCTGCGAGCCGCGGGAGATCGATCCGCCCTGCCCGGACTGCGCGGACGGGCACCACTCGCGGTGCGCGCACTTCACGGACGGCAAGGTCGCCCCAGGAATGCTGATCGGGACCACGAAGGGCCTGGGCGGGAGCTGGGGCGAGGAGTTCGTGGCGCACGAGACGCAGCTCGTGCGCGTGCCCGAGAAGGTGACGTACGAGGAGGCGGTGCTGATCGAGCCGCTGGCGTGCTCGATCCACGCCGTGCGCGCCAACCTGCCGGTGGACGGGGCGAAGGTCCTGGTGATCGGCTCCGGCGCGATCGGGCTGATGACCACGGCGGCGCTGCACGCCCTCGCCCCGCGCGTGGAGCTGACGGTGATGGCGCGGCACCAGTTCCAGGCGGACCAGGCGGAGCGGCTGGGGGCGAAGCGCACCGTCTCCGGGCGGGGCGACTACTTCGATGAGCTGGCGTCCATCTCCGGCGCGCGGTTGATGAAGCCGGTGATCGGCAAGCGCATCGCCGTGGGCGGGTTCGACGTGACCTACGTGTGCGTGGGTGGCACGCGCGGGGTGGAAGATGCGCTGCGGTTCACGCGCCAGGGCGGGACGATCGTGCTGCTGGGGAACTCGACGACGCTGCCGGGGATCGACTGGTCGCCTATCTGGCTCAAGGAGCTCACGCTGCGCGGCAGCCTGTGCTACGGCGGCCACACGCACGCCAGCCCCACGTCTGGCGCCTTCACCGAGGCCGCGGCGATGGTGGCGGACGGGCGAGCGCCCGTGGGCCCGCTGCTCACCCACACGTTCGCGCTCTCGGACGTGCGCGAGGCGCTGCTGACGGCGATGGACAAGAAGGGGAGCGGGAGCATCAAGGTGGCGTTCCGGTTCTGA